The nucleotide window CGCGGCGGGCCAGCGCTGCATGGCCACCTCGGTGGCGGTGCTGGTGGGCAAGGCCCGTGAGTGGCTGCCCGACATCAAGGACGCGGCGAGCAAGCTCAAGGTCAATGCCGGCTGCGAACCGGGCACCGACGTTGGCCCGGTGGTTTCCAAACGCGCCAAGGAGCGTGTGCTGGGCCTGATCGAAAGCGGCATCAAGGAAGGCGCCAAGCTGGAACTCGACGGCCGCGAGGTCACGGTGCCGGGCTACGAGCAAGGCAACTTCGTTGGCCCAACCCTGTTCTCGGGCGTGAAGACCGACATGCAGGTGTATACCCAGGAAATCTTCGGCCCGGTGCTGGTCACCCTGGAGGTCGATACCCTCGACGAGGCCATTGCGCTGGTCAACGCCAACCCGTTCGGTAACGGCACCGGCCTGTTCACCCAGAGCGGCGCGGCAGCGCGCAAGTTCCAGAGCGAAATCGATATCGGCCAGGTCGGCATCAACATCCCGATCCCGGTACCGGTACCGTTCTTCAGCTTCACCGGCTCCCGTGGCTCCAAGCTCGGCGACCTCGGCCCGTACGGCAAGCAAGTGGTGCAGTTCTACACTCAGACCAAGACCGTCACCGCCCGCTGGTTTGATGACGACAGCATCAATGACGGTGTGAACACCACCATCAGCCTGCGCTAAGGAGAAGTCATGCGTATCGCATTCATCGGCCTCGGCAACATGGGCGCGCCCATGGCCCGCAACCTGATCAAGGCCGGGCACCAACTGAACCTGTTCGACCTCAACAAGGCCGTGCTGGCCGAGCTGGCAGAACTGGGTGGGCAGATCAGCCCGTCGCCCAAGGACGCGGCGGCCAACAGCGAGCTGGTGATCACAATGCTGCCAGCTGCGGCCCATGTGCGCAGCGTGTACCTGAACGAGGATGGCGTGCTGGCCGGTATTCGTGCCGGTACGCCTACCGTGGACTGCAGCACCATCGACCCCCAGACCGCCCGTGATGTGTCCAAGGCAGCAGCGGCCAAAGGCGTGGACCTGGGCGACGCGCCGGTCTCCGGTGGCACTGGCGGCGCAGCGGCGGGTACCCTGACCTTCATGGTCGGTGCCAGCGCCGAGCTGTTCGCCACGCTCAAGCCGGTACTGGAGCAGATGGGCCGCAACATCGTGCATTGCGGTGAAGTCGGCACCGGGCAGATCGCCAAGATCTGCAACAACCTGCTGCTGGGTATTTCGATGATTGGCGTGTCCGAGGCCATGGCCCTGGGCAACGCGCTGGGCATCGACACCAAGGTGCTGGCCGGCATTATCAACAGCTCGACCGGGCGTTGCTGGAGTTCGGACACCTACAACCCGTGGCCGGGCATTATCGAAACGGCACCGGCATCGCGTGGCTATACCGGCGGCTTTGGCGCCGAACTGATGCTCAAGGATTTAGGGCTGGCCACTGAAGCGGCACGCCAGGCTCACCAACCGGTGATCCTCGGCGCCGTGGCCCAGCAGCTGTATCAGGCCATGAGCCTGCGTGGCGAGGGAGGCAAGGACTTCTCGGCCATCGTCGAGGGTTATCGCAAGAAAGATTGACGCAAGAGGTGGGCTTCATCGCGGGCCAGGCGGCCTTCCCTCTGTAACTGCGCACCAGAGGGAAGGGCACCTGCCCCGCGATTTTTTTTGCCTGTTCCGGCCCTATCGCCGGCAAGCCGGGCTCCCACAGGTCCAGCGCTGGTTTGAAGGCCAGTGCTGTACCTGTGGGAGCCCGGCTTGCCGGCGATAGGGCCGGTGAAGTTTACAAATCAGGCGAAGACGAAATACTTGCGCACGGTCTCGACCACTTCCCAGGTGCCTTTCATCCCGGGCTCGATCACGAACACGTCACCGGCTTTCAGGTGCTTCGGCTCTTCGCCTTCCGGGGTGATGATGCAGTAGCCATCAAGGAAGTGGCAGAACTCCCACTTCTCGTAGTTGACCTCGAACTTGCCCGGGGTGCAGATCCAGGTGCCCATGATCTTGCTGCCGTCGGCCGACAGGTAGGCATTGAGGTTGACGGTGTGCGGATCGCCGCCGATGCGCTTCCACTTGGTGGCGTCCACGACCGGCGTCGGGCAGGTTTCGCGCAGGACGGTGATGAAATCGGACATGGGACAACTCCTGGTGACTGGCTGAATGACTGGTCACCATAGGGCCATCGGCCGAGCCGCAGTTGCCTGGGCTCGACGTCCAGCTGTCTGCTCGCGCT belongs to Pseudomonas putida NBRC 14164 and includes:
- the mmsB gene encoding 3-hydroxyisobutyrate dehydrogenase, whose translation is MRIAFIGLGNMGAPMARNLIKAGHQLNLFDLNKAVLAELAELGGQISPSPKDAAANSELVITMLPAAAHVRSVYLNEDGVLAGIRAGTPTVDCSTIDPQTARDVSKAAAAKGVDLGDAPVSGGTGGAAAGTLTFMVGASAELFATLKPVLEQMGRNIVHCGEVGTGQIAKICNNLLLGISMIGVSEAMALGNALGIDTKVLAGIINSSTGRCWSSDTYNPWPGIIETAPASRGYTGGFGAELMLKDLGLATEAARQAHQPVILGAVAQQLYQAMSLRGEGGKDFSAIVEGYRKKD
- a CDS encoding cupin domain-containing protein; protein product: MSDFITVLRETCPTPVVDATKWKRIGGDPHTVNLNAYLSADGSKIMGTWICTPGKFEVNYEKWEFCHFLDGYCIITPEGEEPKHLKAGDVFVIEPGMKGTWEVVETVRKYFVFA